A genomic segment from Actinoplanes sichuanensis encodes:
- a CDS encoding pilus assembly protein CpaE, whose amino-acid sequence MLGVEVATQLKTAGLVWKPQLGDRFTVPDRDLDDEVFVLSNMTIQVHDRPEGRIIGFNGTTEWALDDVDLGEALWLPREDQLRELLGGTFRSLHKDQDTHTVRTELLGGQQVFSAPTAAGAYAAALLHLLTAAQ is encoded by the coding sequence GTGCTCGGCGTAGAAGTCGCAACGCAGCTCAAGACCGCGGGATTGGTGTGGAAGCCGCAGCTCGGCGACCGTTTCACAGTTCCGGACCGGGACCTGGACGACGAGGTCTTCGTCCTCAGCAACATGACGATCCAGGTACACGATCGCCCGGAGGGGCGAATCATCGGCTTCAACGGAACCACCGAGTGGGCGCTCGACGACGTCGATCTCGGCGAGGCGCTGTGGCTGCCCCGCGAGGACCAGCTGCGGGAGCTGCTCGGCGGCACGTTCCGGTCTCTTCACAAAGATCAGGACACCCACACGGTACGGACCGAGCTGCTCGGCGGTCAGCAGGTGTTCTCCGCGCCCACCGCCGCCGGAGCCTATGCCGCCGCACTGCTCCACCTGCTGACCGCCGCCCAGTGA
- the cspE gene encoding transcription antiterminator/RNA stability regulator CspE, with amino-acid sequence MVTGVVKWFNADKGFGFITPDDGGADVFAHFSAIQMSGYRALEENQRVEFEVTQGQKGPQAANIRAL; translated from the coding sequence ATGGTTACCGGTGTTGTGAAGTGGTTCAACGCGGACAAGGGCTTCGGGTTCATCACCCCGGACGACGGCGGCGCCGACGTCTTCGCCCACTTCTCCGCGATCCAGATGTCCGGTTACCGGGCCCTGGAGGAGAACCAGCGGGTCGAGTTCGAGGTGACCCAGGGCCAGAAGGGCCCGCAGGCCGCCAACATCCGCGCCCTCTGA